A genomic region of Alligator mississippiensis isolate rAllMis1 chromosome 4, rAllMis1, whole genome shotgun sequence contains the following coding sequences:
- the HOXD12 gene encoding homeobox protein Hox-D12, whose product MCERGLCRSGYVGSLLNLPAPDSFYFPSLRANGGQLAALPSLPYPRSSLPWTCPSSCAAQPQPQPQPQPHALGGPSQSYLPGGGKEGPGHCGRFYGPDAGAKAEERGRQRPPFAHAPGLPAAASPKGGKGLQRGAHGLFEGDPCAAGAEEDAKGPLNLNVTVPPAAGPPCLRPAAQDGSAWCPGPGRGRKKRKPYTKQQIAELESEFLLSEFINRQKRKELSHRLRLSDQQVKIWFQNRRMKKKRVVMREQALALY is encoded by the exons ATGTGCGAGCGCGGTCTGTGCAGGTCGGGCTACGTGGGCTCCCTCCTCAACCTGCCGGCTCCGGACTCCTTCTACTTCCCCAGCCTGCGGGCCAATGGAGGCCAGctggctgctctgccctccctgccctaccCGCGGAGCTCGCTGCCCTGGACCTGCCCGAGCTCGtgcgcagcccagccccagccccagccccagccccagccccacgccctcGGCGGCCCCTCGCAGTCCTACCTCCCCGGCGGCGGCAAGGAGGGCCCGGGCCACTGCGGCCGGTTCTACGGCCCGGATGCGGGCGCCAAGGCGGAGgagcggggcaggcagcggcCGCCCTTCGCCCACGCGCCCGGCCTGCCCGCTGCGGCCAGCCCGAAGGGCGGCAAAGGCCTGCAGCGGGGCGCGCACGGCCTTTTCGAGGGGGATCCCTGCGCCGCCGGCGCCGAGGAGGACGCCAAGGGCCCGCTCAACTTGAACGTGACAGTGCCGCCGGCCGCCGGCCCGCCCTGCCTCCGCCCGGCCGCGCAGGACG GCTCGGCGTGGTGCCCCGGCCCGGGCCGCGGGCGCAAGAAGCGGAAGCCCTACACCAAGCAGCAGATCGCGGAGCTGGAGAGCGAGTTCCTCCTCAGCGAGTTCATCAACCGGCAGAAGCGCAAGGAGCTCTCGCACAGGCTCCGCCTCAGCGACCAGCAGGTCAAGATCTGGTTCCAGAACCGGCGCATGAAGAAGAAGCGCGTGGTGATGCGGGAGCAGGCGCTGGCGCTCTACTAG
- the HOXD13 gene encoding homeobox protein Hox-D13, translating to MSRAARGWDMEALRADGGGGGGGGAAASGQCRNLLPPAVLGAAPSGRAAAAPGLAGYAGGGERPGAAARPEPAAKEGPGPGPGPGAGSAAPALGYGYHFGNGYYSCRMAHGVGIQQGALKAAPHASLGGFPVEKYMDVSSLAGTSVPANEVSSRAKEVSFYQGYPSPYQHVPGYIDMVSTFGSGEPRHETYISMEGYQSWTLANGWNSQVYCAKDQTQSSHFWKSSFPGDVALNQPDMCVYRRGRKKRVPYTKLQLKELENEYAINKFINKDKRRRISAATNLSERQVTIWFQNRRVKDKKIVSKLKDNVS from the exons ATGAGCCGGGCGGCGCGGGGCTGGGACATGGAGGCGCTGCGAGCggacggcggcggcggcggcggcgggggcgcgGCGGCGTCGGGCCAGTGCCGCAACCTGCTGCCGCCCGCCGTGCTCGGGGCGGCGCCGTCGGGCCGGGCGGCGGCCGCGCCGGGGCTGGCCGGGTACGCGGGGGGCGGCGAGCGGCCGGGCGCGGCGGCCCGACCCGAGCCCGCCGCCAAGgagggccccggccccggccccggccccggcgcgggCTCGGCGGCGCCGGCGCTGGGCTACGGCTACCACTTCGGCAACGGCTACTACAGCTGCAGGATGGCCCACGGGGTGGGCATCCAGCAGGGCGCGCTCAAGGCGGCGCCGCACGCCTCGCTGGGCGGCTTCCCCGTGGAGAAGTACATGGACGTCTCCAGCCTGGCCGGCACCAGCGTCCCCGCCAACGAGGTCTCCTCGCGGGCCAAGGAGGTGTCCTTTTACCAGGGCTACCCCAGCCCCTACCAGCACGTGCCCGGGTACATAGACATGGTCTCCACGTTCGGCTCGGGGGAACCGAGGCACGAGACATACATATCCATGGAGGGCTATCAGTCCTGGACTCTGGCTAATGGCTGGAATAGTCAGGTTTACTGTGCCAAAGATCAGACCCAGAGCTCCCACTTTTGGAAATCCTCCTTTCCAG GGGACGTTGCACTAAACCAGCCAGATATGTGCGTCTACCGCCGCGggaggaagaagcgagtgccttaCACAAAACTGCAGCTCAAAGAACTCGAGAACGAATATGCCATTAACAAGTTCATTAACAAGGACAAGAGGCGCAGAATATCCGCCGCCACGAACCTGTCTGAGCGACAAGTGACCATTTGGTTTCAGAACCGAAGGGTGAAGGATAAGAAAATAGTCTCCAAGCTGAAAGACAACGTCTCTTGA
- the EVX2 gene encoding homeobox even-skipped homolog protein 2 isoform X1 gives MMERIRKEMILMERGLHSPTAGKRLANLSDSAGNAVLEALENSQHSGRLSPRLTSASLHSTIGDIPAKGKFEIDTLFNLQHQNTESSVSSEIPSSESRKKISHYSEVAQEADMNSDVEVGCSALRSPTSLSSSQLKENNNKGYSESSSAPSTTTASSSSSSSSGSSITNLHSSNALGSSGSGADQVRRYRTAFTREQIARLEKEFYRENYVSRPRRCELAAALNLPETTIKVWFQNRRMKDKRQRLAMSWPHPADPSFYTYMMTHAAATGSLPYPFHSHVPLHYYPHVGVTAAAAAAAASGAAAPFATSMRPLDTFRALSHPYSRPELLCSFRHPGLYQAPAAAAAAAAGLNTSAAASAAAAAAAAAAAAASSAPPGGSAPCSCLSCHSSQTAAAAAAASALGPRGAASDFPCSAGAQRADSGFLPYSAAVLSKAAVPSPDQRDEAPLTR, from the exons ATGAtggaaagaataagaaaagagatGATTCTGATGGAAAGAGGGCTGCACAGTCCTACAGCTGGCAAAAGGCTCGCGAATTTGTCAGACTCAGCTGGAAATGCGGTGCTGGAGGCCCTTGAAAATTCTCAACACAGTGGTCGCCTCAGCCCTAGACTAACTTCCGCCTCTCTGCATAGCACTATAGGGGACATCCCTGCCAAAGGCAAATTTGAAATAGACACTTTATTCAATCTTCAGCATCAGAACACAGAGAGCAGCGTCTCCTCCGAAATCCCTTCGTCTGAGAGCAGGAAGAAAATTAGCCATTATTCAGAAGTTGCTCAAGAGGCAGATATGAACAGTGATGTGGAGGTGGGCTGTTCAGCTCTCCGCTCCCCAACCAGCCTGAGTTCCTCCCAGCTGAAGGAAAACAATAACAAAG GCTATTCAGAGAGCAGCTCGGCTCCCAGTACCACCAccgcctcctcctcttcctcctcctcctccggctCCAGCATAACCAACCTGCATAGCAGCAACGCACTGGGCAGCTCAGGCTCGGGGGCCGACCAGGTGAGGAGGTACCGCACCGCCTTCACGCGGGAGCAGATCGCGCGGCTGGAGAAGGAGTTCTACCGGGAGAACTATGTGTCTCGGCCCCGGCGCTGCGAGCTGGCGGCTGCGCTCAACCTCCCCGAGACCACCATCAAG GTGTGGTTCCAGAACCGGCGCATGAAGGACAAGCGGCAGCGCCTGGCCATGTCGTGGCCGCACCCTGCCGACCCCAGCTTCTACACCTACATGATGACCCACGCGGCGGCCACGGGCAGCCTGCCCTACCCCTTCCACTCGCACGTGCCGCTGCACTACTACCCGCACGTGGGCGtcacggcggcggcggcggcggcggcggcctcGGGGGCGGCGGCGCCCTTCGCCACGTCCATGCGGCCGCTCGACACGTTCCGCGCGCTGTCGCACCCCTACTCGCGGCCCGAGCTGCTCTGCAGCTTCCGCCACCCCGGCCTCTACCaggcgcccgccgccgccgccgctgccgccgccggcCTCAACACCAGCGCGGCCGCctcggcggcagcggcggcggcggcggcagcggcagccgCCGCCTCCTCGGCGCCGCCGGGCGGCTCGgcgccctgctcctgcctcagctgccacagcagccagACGGCGGCAGCGGCCGCGGCGGCCTCGGCGCTGGGCCCGCGCGGGGCCGCCTCCGACTTCCCGTGCAGCGCGGGCGCGCAGCGCGCCGACAGCGGCTTTTTGCCCTACTCGGCCGCCGTCCTCAGCAAGGCCGCCGTGCCTTCCCCCGACCAGCGAGACGAGGCGCCGCTCACCAGATAA
- the EVX2 gene encoding homeobox even-skipped homolog protein 2 isoform X2: MNSDVEVGCSALRSPTSLSSSQLKENNNKGYSESSSAPSTTTASSSSSSSSGSSITNLHSSNALGSSGSGADQVRRYRTAFTREQIARLEKEFYRENYVSRPRRCELAAALNLPETTIKVWFQNRRMKDKRQRLAMSWPHPADPSFYTYMMTHAAATGSLPYPFHSHVPLHYYPHVGVTAAAAAAAASGAAAPFATSMRPLDTFRALSHPYSRPELLCSFRHPGLYQAPAAAAAAAAGLNTSAAASAAAAAAAAAAAAASSAPPGGSAPCSCLSCHSSQTAAAAAAASALGPRGAASDFPCSAGAQRADSGFLPYSAAVLSKAAVPSPDQRDEAPLTR; this comes from the exons ATGAACAGTGATGTGGAGGTGGGCTGTTCAGCTCTCCGCTCCCCAACCAGCCTGAGTTCCTCCCAGCTGAAGGAAAACAATAACAAAG GCTATTCAGAGAGCAGCTCGGCTCCCAGTACCACCAccgcctcctcctcttcctcctcctcctccggctCCAGCATAACCAACCTGCATAGCAGCAACGCACTGGGCAGCTCAGGCTCGGGGGCCGACCAGGTGAGGAGGTACCGCACCGCCTTCACGCGGGAGCAGATCGCGCGGCTGGAGAAGGAGTTCTACCGGGAGAACTATGTGTCTCGGCCCCGGCGCTGCGAGCTGGCGGCTGCGCTCAACCTCCCCGAGACCACCATCAAG GTGTGGTTCCAGAACCGGCGCATGAAGGACAAGCGGCAGCGCCTGGCCATGTCGTGGCCGCACCCTGCCGACCCCAGCTTCTACACCTACATGATGACCCACGCGGCGGCCACGGGCAGCCTGCCCTACCCCTTCCACTCGCACGTGCCGCTGCACTACTACCCGCACGTGGGCGtcacggcggcggcggcggcggcggcggcctcGGGGGCGGCGGCGCCCTTCGCCACGTCCATGCGGCCGCTCGACACGTTCCGCGCGCTGTCGCACCCCTACTCGCGGCCCGAGCTGCTCTGCAGCTTCCGCCACCCCGGCCTCTACCaggcgcccgccgccgccgccgctgccgccgccggcCTCAACACCAGCGCGGCCGCctcggcggcagcggcggcggcggcggcagcggcagccgCCGCCTCCTCGGCGCCGCCGGGCGGCTCGgcgccctgctcctgcctcagctgccacagcagccagACGGCGGCAGCGGCCGCGGCGGCCTCGGCGCTGGGCCCGCGCGGGGCCGCCTCCGACTTCCCGTGCAGCGCGGGCGCGCAGCGCGCCGACAGCGGCTTTTTGCCCTACTCGGCCGCCGTCCTCAGCAAGGCCGCCGTGCCTTCCCCCGACCAGCGAGACGAGGCGCCGCTCACCAGATAA